The genomic stretch CTCGTAAGTAGATGCGTCTTTCAGCTCCTTGAAAGAATTCATGTTCTTTATTTCCGCTTTCACACCCAGCGGCTCGTCCTCGGATCGACGGATAGATATATTACAGTCGCATCGCAAAGAGCCCTCTTCCATGTCGCAGTCGGAAACACCGGCATACCTCATTATCCTTCGCAAAGTCTTAAGATAATCAAAAGCAAGCTGCGGCGAATCAATATCCGGTTCGGACACGATCTCAAGGAGCGGCGTGCCGCATCTGTTCAAATCTACAAGAGAGCCGTCAACAGGCTCACTGCCTATAAAATGGAGAAGTTTGCCCGCGTCCTCCTCAAGATGCGCTCTTGTCAGTCTGATTCGTTTTTCACCAACATCGATATATCCCCCGCTGGCCAGCGGAAGCTCACATTGGGATATCTGATAAGCTTTGGGCAAATCGGGATAAAAATAATTTTTCCTTTCAAAAACTGAAAATTTTTCAATTTTACAATTAAGCGCAAGACCGGCCCGGATACCCAGTAAAACAGCTTCTTCATTTTTAACAGGAAGGACTCCCGGCTGTCCTGTGCACACGGGACAGATATTGGTATTGGGCGGGGCCTGTGAATCGGCGGCGCAGGAGCAGAACATTTTGGTTTTGGTCTTCAACTGCACATGCACCTCAAGGCCTATGCTGACTATAAAATCACTCATTTGAAAACACCGCCTCAATTTGTTTAGCCGTTTCTATGAGGAAAATATCCCTTGCCCTCGGAGCCATTATCTGAAAACCCACCGGCAGGCCCGCGGGATCTTTTCCGCAGGGGATGGATACGGCAGGCAGCCCCGCCATGTTCGCCGGGATTGTGTAAGCATCCTGAAGATAGAGGGAAAGAGGATCCGTTATTTCGCCCAGTTTGAAAGCCGTCCTCGGCGAGGTGGGGCTGATTATGACATCGGCTTTTTGAAAAGCGCTGTCGAACTCATTCTTTATGAGGCGCCTTATTTTGAGCGCTTTCATATAATAAGCGTCGTAATAACCCGACGAGAGCGCGAAAGCGCCCAGCATTATCCTTCTCTTGACCTCATCGCCGAAACCCTGCCCCCTTGTTTTGAAATATCCGTCTATGAGATCTTCTGATTCCGCTCTGAAACCGTATCTTATGCCGTCAAAACGGGAAAGGTTGGACGACGCTTCCGAGGGCGCGATTATGTAATATATCGAAACCGCGTATTCCGTTGAGGGCAATGAAACATCTATTATCTCAAAATCCCGGCTGAGTTTCTTAACCGCTTTATCAAACACCTCTTTCACTCCAGGGCTGCTTCCTGAAAATTCTTTGGGTATGCCGCAGACAAGTTTCCCTTTTTTCCCGGAAAGTTTTTCTATCTCGCGGGAAGTCTCATCTTTTTCATCCTTGCCGGCTATGATATTGAATATTTTTTCAATGCCGTCCATATCCTTCGCGAAAGGCCCTATCTGGTCCAGCGACGAGGCAAAAGCTATCAGCCCGTAACGCGACACCGCCCCGTAGGTCGGCTTCATGCCGCAGATGCCGCAAAATGACGCGGGCTGTCTTATGGAGCCTCCCGTATCGGAGCCCAGAGAATAAGGAACCAGCCCCGAGGCGACCGCCGCGGCGGAGCCGCCGGATGAACCCCCCGGCACTCTTTCCATATCAACAGGATTTCTCGTAGGGCCAAAGACGGATGTTTCTGTTGAAGAGCCCATGGCGAACTCGTCCATATTCGTTCTTCCCACGATCACAGCGCCGGCGTTCTCCAGTCTTGTCACAACTTCAGCGTCGTAGGGCGAAACAAAGCCCTCAAGTATCCGGGACGCGCAGCCGGCCGCCTCGCCCTTTATGACCATATTGTCTTTTATAGCCACTGGCTCACCCGCCAGAGGGAGATTCCTGTCGCCCGACGCAAGACGGCTGTCAATTCCTTCAGCTTTCCTGAGAGCCCTCTTCTCAAAAATTTCTATAAAGCTGTTTGTCCTGTCGCTCTTTATCTTCACTATGCAGGATGAGATATTTTCTTTTACGCTCATTCTATAACCTTCCTGACCTTGAAAAAGTCATCCTGCCTCTCCGGGGCATTCTTGAGTATTCTTTCTCTGGCGTCGCTGTCAGAAGACGGGAGATCGCTCCGCCAGACATTTTCCTCTTCAAAACGAAAAGGCTCAACTCCTTCGGTCGGAGCGCTGTCAAGTTTTTTAAAATATTCCAGTATCTTGTTGAATTCACCGGCAAAATCTTCCAGGCGCTCCTCCGGGATTTCTATTCTGGCGAGCGCCGCTATTTTTTTGATCTCGTCTATATTCATTTTTTCGCCGAGCCGGGCCCCTCTATCTCAATGTTATCTATAAGCCGCGCGGGCCCGATCTTCACGGCAAGAGCTATCAGGGCCTTTCCCCGCACTTCCCTCACATCCTCAAGCGATTCCCTGTCGCAGACAGAGACATAATCTATTCTGCCGCCGGCGGCTTTGAGCATTGCCCTTATTTTTCTTTTGATGGCATCGGCCGACGAACCGCGCGAGGCCATGAGGCGCCCCTCTTGCAGGGACTTTCTTAAAAGAGCCGCGCGTTCAAGTTCCCCGCCGGAAAGATAGCGGTTTCTGGAGCTGACGGCGAGGCCGCTCTTCGTCCTGACGGTCTCAACGCCCCTGATCTTCAGAGTGAGATCCAGATCCCGCGCCATTTTTTTTATCACCGCAAGCTGCTGATAGTCCTTTTTCCCGAACACGGCTATGTCCGGCCTTATAATATTAAAAAGTTTCAGGACCACCGTCGCCACGCCCCGGAAATGGCCCGGCCTTTTGAGCCCGCACAGATGCGCGGCAAGTCTTCCCGGTTCCACGAAAGTCTCAAAATCCGCCGGATACATATCCGCAGCCCCCGGGGTAAAAACCATATCAACGCCGTTCTCGCGGCAGATCCTCATATCTTTTTTCAAATCCGCCGGATAACTCGCGAGATCCTCTCCCGGGCCGAACTGAGCGGGATTGACGAATATGCTCACAACCAGAAAAGAGCACTGCTTCCGGCATTCCCTGATGAGTTTGACATGCCCCTCGTGCAGTGCGCCCATCGTCGGGACAAGGCCCAGCGTTTTTCCTTTCCGGCGCTTAAAATCGCAGATACGCGCGGCGTCTTTCGGCGAAACGGCCCTTATCACAATTTCTCGATCCTGTCGCTGAAGTGCGCGCGGGCTTCCTTCAGTATCTCGTGCACCTCTTTTCCGTCAACAGGGTCTTTCATCTCCGGCGCTATCTCGGCGAGAGGCTCTATCACAAAAAGCCGTTTGCGGAATTCAGGATGGGGAATGACGAGATCATCCCTCTTCACTATCTCGGAACCGTAAAGGATTATGTCTATATCCAGCGTCCGGGGGCCGTATTTTATCGCCCGGGCCCGGCCGTATTTTTTCTCCACGCTGTTCACTTTTTTGAGCAGTGCATCCGGCGATATGCTCGTTTTTCCGGCAACCGCCAGATTGATAAAATCCGGCTGATACTTCATATCCATCGGATCCGTCCTGTAAAAACTTGACACCTTCATGTCGTCAACGAAACGGCTCAGGTCCTTGAGGCTGCTCAGGAGCGTCTGATACGAATCGCCCACATTGCTTCCGAGAGACAGCGCTACCTCTTTTACATTTTTTTCTTCCATGGGCTCGCTCACTTTCCGCAAAGGATCTTCAATGTTTCAGCTTTATCCGTTGAAACGCTTATCGGTTTGCCCGCCGCCTTGAGGGCGGATGCGACGTCTTTCAGCCCGCTGCCTGTCACAAGGCAGACTATCCTGCTGCCCGATTTCACCTTCCTGTCTTCAAGGGCCTTTTTAAGTCCGGCGTAGGCTGTGGCTCCCGCCGGCTCCGGGAACAGCCCCGTGTTCGAGGATATCTCTTTTATGGCCTCGAGGATCGCCTCGTCACTTATCTCCACCGAAAAGCCGTCCGTCTCACGCACGGCCCGCACGGCGGCGAGGCCGTCGCGCGGCACATCCACGCTGATGGAATCGGCGATCGTTGTGGCGTTCACCTGTATCATCTCTATCTCTTCGGGCGACACATCTTTGCCTTTATATTTTTCAAGCGTTTTGTGGACGGCATCCGAATTTTTGACTGCACGGCCACGATCTTCGGGATGCTCTGCGTGAAACCCGCATAGAAAAGTTCGCGGAAGCCTTTCCACACACCGCTTATTATGTTGCCGTCACCGACCGGGACAAAAACATAATCCGGCACTTCCCATCCCAGATCCTCGGCGATCTCAAAAGACACCGTTTTCTTGCCTTCCCTCGTCCAGGGATTGAGTCCCGTGCTGCGGTTGAAACAGCCTATCTCCGTCGAGACACAGGCGCAAAGGTCAAAGGCCTCGTCATAAGTGCCCTGCACGGCGAAAACCTTCGCTCCGAAAAGGAGCAGCTGGGCTATCT from Candidatus Omnitrophota bacterium encodes the following:
- a CDS encoding pantoate--beta-alanine ligase, with amino-acid sequence MIRAVSPKDAARICDFKRRKGKTLGLVPTMGALHEGHVKLIRECRKQCSFLVVSIFVNPAQFGPGEDLASYPADLKKDMRICRENGVDMVFTPGAADMYPADFETFVEPGRLAAHLCGLKRPGHFRGVATVVLKLFNIIRPDIAVFGKKDYQQLAVIKKMARDLDLTLKIRGVETVRTKSGLAVSSRNRYLSGGELERAALLRKSLQEGRLMASRGSSADAIKRKIRAMLKAAGGRIDYVSVCDRESLEDVREVRGKALIALAVKIGPARLIDNIEIEGPGSAKK
- the gatA gene encoding Asp-tRNA(Asn)/Glu-tRNA(Gln) amidotransferase subunit GatA yields the protein MSVKENISSCIVKIKSDRTNSFIEIFEKRALRKAEGIDSRLASGDRNLPLAGEPVAIKDNMVIKGEAAGCASRILEGFVSPYDAEVVTRLENAGAVIVGRTNMDEFAMGSSTETSVFGPTRNPVDMERVPGGSSGGSAAAVASGLVPYSLGSDTGGSIRQPASFCGICGMKPTYGAVSRYGLIAFASSLDQIGPFAKDMDGIEKIFNIIAGKDEKDETSREIEKLSGKKGKLVCGIPKEFSGSSPGVKEVFDKAVKKLSRDFEIIDVSLPSTEYAVSIYYIIAPSEASSNLSRFDGIRYGFRAESEDLIDGYFKTRGQGFGDEVKRRIMLGAFALSSGYYDAYYMKALKIRRLIKNEFDSAFQKADVIISPTSPRTAFKLGEITDPLSLYLQDAYTIPANMAGLPAVSIPCGKDPAGLPVGFQIMAPRARDIFLIETAKQIEAVFSNE
- the folK gene encoding 2-amino-4-hydroxy-6-hydroxymethyldihydropteridine diphosphokinase; this encodes MEEKNVKEVALSLGSNVGDSYQTLLSSLKDLSRFVDDMKVSSFYRTDPMDMKYQPDFINLAVAGKTSISPDALLKKVNSVEKKYGRARAIKYGPRTLDIDIILYGSEIVKRDDLVIPHPEFRKRLFVIEPLAEIAPEMKDPVDGKEVHEILKEARAHFSDRIEKL
- the gatC gene encoding Asp-tRNA(Asn)/Glu-tRNA(Gln) amidotransferase subunit GatC, which codes for MNIDEIKKIAALARIEIPEERLEDFAGEFNKILEYFKKLDSAPTEGVEPFRFEEENVWRSDLPSSDSDARERILKNAPERQDDFFKVRKVIE